CTCTCTGCCCAGTCCTGCATCAGGCAGGGAAGCAATTaaattctagaaccacagaacatcagagtggaagggagctcaggggccatctagcctGATCCCAACTTGACTGACACTGGGACATGAAACCGTAGAgaataagggagagagaaaaaataagaaatgccACCCTGTGTCTGCTGGGAGGCAGCTTTCCCTGCTCTGGCTCAGGAAAAAGGCATGTGGTTTCCCAGGCCTGGACTGGGACCCTGGTCTCTTAATGCATCTTTCCCTCAACCCCCTTACTTGGAGGGTGCAGGCCTCCTGCTCCCAGAACTCACAGGATACATTGAGTTGGATGGTTCTCTTTGTGTTCAAACGGCCTCCAGGAAGGGTCACCTGACAGGTGAGGTTGGTGCCATGATGCTGGGGCCCAGGGATGAAGGAGATCTCTGAGGAGTGGGATACCCCAGAGCTCTCTGGCTTGGAGGACAAGGCAGCCCCCATCCAGGAGAATTTGAAGGATCTGTTTTCCCCACAGGTCCATGGAAATGTACAGTTGAGAGTCACTGGGTTCCCTGACTCTAGCATCTCTGGAACAGAGATGTCTGGTTTCTGGATCAAGTCTGGAGAAGAGAGACAGTGAGCCATGGGCTGGAGAGGGGAATTAGGCCTCAAGTGTCCTTCTAGATGCTGCTCCCTACCCCATTCCTCAGGTCCCTTTTGAGTTCATCTCATAGTAGGACCCCATTCAGGCCCCCGCTCCTTACTAGCCTTCGGGGCATGCCCTGTCATCCTCAGCCCCTGAGTCTCTCATAGATCATTCGTTAAGAGGAAGTTGCATTAAAGGCAATAGAGAACAGTCCCTTCATTACACATGATGGAAAACTGAATGCCAGAGAGCCAAAAGGGAAAATTATGGTTAAAATCCCCCAAAGGGAGTCAGTCAGAAATCTGGGATTTGAATCTCCTTCCTTTGACAGCagctccagagttctttccagcACAAACAGTGGCCTCTCCCAGCTTTTCCTGGGGTCCTGGTTCCTCCCAAAGAGGACCCCATCATGTTCCCTCCCCTTTGCAGTTCTGGAACCTTAGGCAGGTCCTCACACCCTTCCCTGGGTGTGTTCTCTCTCTGAGTGGGTTCCCCACATGTCCCCCATGTTCTATCACCCCTCCCATAGGGAGCTTCAGGGTCTCCCAGGCCAGCCCCTTCCCCAGACCTCCCTGCCTCATACACTGGGAACCTCCCAGGAAAGGAGCATCCTACCTGTCACAGTCACATAAAGTAGCGGATTTCTGTAACTGTATTTCTCATATCCTTTTTCAAAACGGAAGAAATAATTCCCCGTGTCTGAGGATTGGGCATCTGTGATACTCAGAGAGCAATTGTTCATGCTGGGATCCCCAAGAAGATGGAATCTTCCCTCGGCTTGCTCTTCCACCCTCCGGAATGGGTCATTGGTGGCCATGGGACTGCCATATATAACGTGAGTTCCTTTTCTGAACCAGTAGCCATAAACTGGGTCATGGCCATAGAGTAAGAGTGAATCGTCATCGAAGGTGCAGGGGACATGGGCACACATCCCTTTCTGCACAGTCACCGAGGACTGCACCTTCAGTCTCTGGGAGATGCACCCTGAGGGCGGACAGAGGCCTGGTCAGCATCTCCACCTCTTCTCACCCCCTCACACCAGCTGCCCTCTGCCCCAGCCCTACTCACCCTCCCAGAGCAagggcaacagcagcagcagcatctatGAAACAGGAGAGAGGAAGGCTCTGCTGGGATCCTGTGTCACTCCCTGAACACCATGGCACCCTCTGGCCATCTGTGTCAGGCTCAGGGCAAAGAGGAAGATGAACCAGGAAGCCCTTgtgtggagagagggggaggtcTGTCCTTAGAAGAGGAACCCCTGTCCTCTTCCCCCATGGGTTCCTGTCCTCCTTAGCTGAGCTCTGTGAGGGCGGAGGGTGCCTCCTGTCCTGGCCAAGCTCCAAATACAGTCAGGACTCAGGTGCTGGGGGAGGACAGATCTGTTGCCCAGGCTGGGGCCGTGGCTGTCATATGGAGCAGCATGTCTATGTGGCTGATGGGGGGCAGTGATCAGTGCCTGGCCCCGAGCAGGTGCTGACCATCCAATGGTGCTGTACCTGTCCTGTGCAAGCTGATGTGGAATCAGGAGCAGCTGAGCTGAAATCCAGGCTAAGACATTTCCTGTAAGCCTTTGCCCTGTCTGAGGCTGAGTTTAActgtctgtaaagtggggatgataatagcgccTCCCTCTCagccttgttgtgaggatcaaatgtgatatttgCCCAGTGTTCTGAAGACCTTGAATCACTGCACAAATGCTGGTGATGACTATTGTTACTTTACTCTCCTCTAAGATCTCTCTAATCCACCTACACTGGCCAAGTGCCTGTTCCTTAGGCttagcattccatctcccacctccaggcccTTGCCGTGGCTGTCCCCTCTGACTGGGTACTTGCACAAGACATTTTTTATTCCCATTGCAGTGACCTAGAAATGACCTAATTCTGAGCCTCCCAGTGAAAACTTCATCAAGGTAAAACACAAAACAGTGGCTGGGGAGCAGATTCCCAAGGCCTGAACTTGGGCTTTGTAGATTCCTGTCTTGGATTTGTGGGCTGGAAATTTGAAGAGGTCCCCTCAGGCTCCTATCCCCTCTGGAGGGTAGAAAGtgaaactcctcccaaagccttcctttatagaagacAGAAAGTGGCCTTTCAGCTCTCTCCATtctgcatctgctgccctgcctggtttatCCAGGGAACAGGATTCACCTGATTCAGGAACCCCCTTTGACTGAGCCTACTATGGATGTGCTGGGAAACCCTGATTGAAGCCAatggggtgtttcaacaatccggctagcagctgttgtgggggtgaaagaccaatacaagcccaacaacaacaatgctgccagcatgctgcaaaagcacaggttcttttgatctgctttagtaaggaaagcaacgttaaggggttgacaaacttacttaaattcagcatacaaatttcattcacttagttcaggggaaaaaaccagcaccctgaacttcagagcaaaatacaaacaaagtacaaacaccgacagacagactttgtctgattcaaatcccaatacatagttaccagagtttaacaaagtctcagcatctgggtttacaagatggagggctcttagctacagctgcccagagtctccacatcattGTGCACCACCAAGaatgagagccctgcgcaaatggctctgtcttctcttcttatagcatttcagacgtcatcaaacatcatctgaatgaccagaacttaggctcctatgattggctcttgagttagcaacTCCCCTGAGTTAgacccaccttgggccccaccttagttaccaatccacacccacataggtttaacacctaataggggttcggtcctggggcttagtacctagtaagactcaatgaaatacactgaattactcaaaggaaacaaaagccaaactcttcaagggcacttggttgaactaagcgctaagagcccattttgcttaccaacacatgggGTTCTAGAGATGCCCTGCACCAGTGTGGGGAATCTTTAGATGAGGCTGGGACCTCCCCAAGTGGTTCCTCTGGGAAGTGACCCCTAAGGCAGGTGTGGGGTTTCACAGGGAGAGATGGGGGTAGGGGTGGCAGGAACTGAGCCCATGTAGGATAGAAGAGGCCTGCCACCATCTAGTGGCAAAGGAGACCAGCAGTGAGGTCCTAGAAGGATCAggatctcctttctcccttcacccCAGTAGGAGACACACATTAGTCTAAGGCAGCgggtggggtaggggaggcaGTGCTCAGACACCTGGTGACCTTCATTCCTTGGGCAGCCAGGAATCCTGCTGGAGGGGTCAGAGAGTGTgcagtccaaccttctcatttcagatgaggaaactgaggcctaagaacGTGCCCAAAGTCACCCCAGGAGAAAATAGCTTAAAGAAAGCATCCTGCCATCTATGGTGGGTAGCTGAGGGCACTCTGTGGGCAGCTGAGAGACCTGGAATGTGGGGGCTTTCGCATGAAGTGAGTGGCAGTTCCTGGGATACAGACCTGCTCCCTCCATCAATGAGATCATGCCAAAGGCCAATCAGGGGAAGGGCCTGGGGCTatttagagggagaagaagagaccCAGGGGAGTCCTGAGAACTCTTTTCTTGTCCAGGAGGTAGGTCCTGTAGCTGGAGGGTCAAACTTGACTCGCTGGGTCCCTGAGAGCCGAACTGAGGCCATTGAGTAGAAGGGGTAGGTTTGGCTGGGTTCAAGGCTAGGAGAGCCATCAGAGAGATGACTGGGCCACTTCTGGAGCTGGTGGCTGTTCCCTCCCTAGAGGCTTCCTGTGGGAGGAATAAGTTTAGTGCTAGTCACAGCTTGAAGAGCCAGAGGCTTAAGGCCAGGGAGTGGGCATGGTGGAGGGGATGACAGGTGACCCCAGGGGCTATTTCTGGGTAGAAAAGTGAGGAGGGGTAAATGAGGGGTACAGGATACCATGGGCTTCTGGGTCAGAGGGCAGACACACTTACCAAGTATAATAGAGCCAGGTGAGGCCATAGGTGAGGAGAAAGCTGGCCCCCACGAGGGCTCCCCTGAGCAGTGTGAGCATCAGGGGCCAAGAGTTGTTCTCCTGGGCAGAGAAGACTATGGGAGAGAGAAGGGTGGGGGCTTGTTAGCGGGGGCTTGCTACCCCCAGGCCTCAGTCCTTCCTGaccattctctttccctttcaggACCCCAGCAACCTCCTTGAATTCCCAAGGCCCAGGGCTTCCAGGCCCTTCTCTATGGGTAGGAAACAGAGCCCAGCCCAGTGGGCACAGGGCAGGGGGCCAGGCTCTGATAACCACCTTTAACACCTCTTTCTGCCTGGTTCTAGGGCTATTGTGTGTTCAGATATGAACAGAACAAGGCAGGGAACCTGTGACTCCAACACCATAATCAGCAGGTGCATGACCTCAAGAGAGGTTCTCCAGCCCAAACActatgccccacccccaccctctcccAGACCTTCCCCAGCACTCACTCTGATGGTTCATCCACCTCAGGCTTTCTCCTCTCATCCATCCTCTGCCTCAATGCCCCCACCCAAGCACCAGGTTCCTGACCTGAGATGCTGTAGAAGACCTTGGGATCTTCGATGTCCAACCAATTTCTAAgccctccacagcacctgcttcagctaccttcatggccattggtaCAAATGGTCTTCCTCCTCCCATTcctccaggggaagtcttcacatgctttgggCAGACACCACCCTAACTCACCAGTGGCTCTGAGGCCtctcagttaccttcaaccttaTTTAACCCAACTACTGAGGTGGTTTGACCAGAGTGTGGCCCCTGTtcttgctacagcttcttggagccacaggtgagattgCCTGAGTGGTGGACCCCAAAGCGGGAGGAACAGCCCTGCCAAGGGCTTGGCGGCCTTCACCACACAGGTACTGGCCCTCCCAGATCACCCCATCCCCCAATACACAAACAGCCATCCTGGGGGCACGTGGTTGAGGTTTAATAAACGCTGGCTGACGTGACTTCCCATAAGATGGGTCAGCACATGCATGGAAAGCCAGCATGTGTCTGCCCACAGACATTCAAGTCCTGAACCCTGAAAAATTCCATCTTGGATCCCCATGTGATAAAGGAAGCAACACAGGAGACTCATAATGATTGTTTGGAGTCTTTGAACCATGTTAGAAAGTGAGAAAGTTGCCACAGTCTGGCAGGACcaaagtcaagccctgattttaaAGCAGGAAACAACTGAATCACTGATGGAGGACAGGCCATGGGGAAGGGCATGGACTCCATTCACTCCAGGCCAGAGAGCTTGCCTCCTAATCCAGGCCCAACTCTGATCTGCGTCAATCTTCAGTTCTCCTTCTCCACAAGATTGACATGAATTCTCTACACCATGGTTGGCTAAAGTCAAGTTAAATTGTATCTCCAATGTTACTCCCACCAGCCAGGTTAGTATTGAATCGAACCAACACAGAAGGTTTGTTAGTCAGACCTGGTCTTGCTGAAGCACATCGACTCTTGGAAATCACAGTTTCCCTTTCTCACTGTTCACCAACCACCCCTTTAATATCCCATCTTCAGACTTTCCCAATATTGAGGTCAAGTTCACTGATCTGTGCTTTGTATgttctgttctcttccttttaagcaaaacaaatcaggaCATTGATCCATCTCCTGTCCTACATAGTCCATGGTCTCTGACATGTTATGGAGAGAGGCTCAGGAATATCTGTTCATTCTTTTAGCGACCAAGTTCTTCTGGGTCAGGTGTTAATTCACATGTTGGAGGGTGTTTCCCACCGCAGGCCTGGATCCCAAATTCCACTAGACTAGGTTAGTGGATAACTAACAGTGAATACAAAGCATCTGGGGGTGTCAACACACCTTGTGGGAATTCCCAATCTGCTGTCGCTTTgggcaaaggaaggagagatgaagaTTGGTGTGTTTCAATGTTGAGTCTCTTGGCTCAGACTCCTGTCTCCTGGACTAGGTTCTTCCCAGGACATCTCCCTGGCCTCTCTGGGAAGCCCCTCATACTCTTCAGCCTCTGATCTCTCCTCTGGCCTCCACTTTTCCCTGAATCAGCCCCCTCACAGCTCTCCCTTCTTCCGAGTGCCCCAGCCCTCTTATCTGGCATAAACCAGACACTAAGACTATCCTCCCTGTGATGTGTCCTCTCCTCAAAGTAGGGACTAAGGTTGTGGCTGGGTTCCACCTTGACACTAAGGCTGCTGGTGACCCAGGTCCCAGACCTGTTTGATATCACCTGGAAAGTGTCACTGCTACTGCCCTCCACAGGCCTCGCCACTACCCACCAGCTCAAGGAAGGGGCTGGCTCTGCTTGGACAGAACAGGTACATGATAAGCTCTCCTTGAACCAGGAGCAAGAATGGCTGAACACCCTTGGGGGGGGATCTGTGGAAAGATACAAGATACCCCTCCTCTTAGTGGGCGGCAGTCTCCTTTCCCCACCAGAACCCAAGCATCCCATGGTGCCCAGTCCCCTCACACTCACACTGCACAGAGACACTCAGGGATGCCTGCTTGGAGTCCAGAGGATGCTGAGCAAGGcaagtgtatttccctccatctgctGGCCCCAGGTGGGGCAGATCCAGGTGCAGGTCTCCATCATCTGAGGGCTGGGAAGAGGCCAGGGTTTGGTCCCCCAGGATCCAGCTCAGTGTAGCTGGGGGATTGCTGATAGCAGCACAGAGCAGGTGAAGGGACTGTCCCTCCTGCACCGAAAGAACTGAGCTGTTTCCTAGTATGAAAACTGAAAAAGGAGGTCCCAGGAGTGAGAACCTGGAGGGACTTCAAAGATCCTCTAGTCTCCACCTTCTCTGTACTCAGCAGGGACCTGGGAGCTAGAAAGCTGGTgcgacttccccaagatcacacgaGAAGGAGCAACTGGAAGAGGACAGAATCCCAGGCAGGAAGGGAATCCTCCAGGCCCAGCCCAGCCTAGATTcctgcccccttctccctccactGCATCTTACCTGGCTGCTCTCCAGAGCCAGACAATGGAGGCCTCACTTGTCTCTCTTCCTGCTACCAGCCCACACTCAGCCTAGGGCATGTTCCCTGCCTTTCCCTCAGattgggttttgtttctttccttccttccttccttccttccatccatccatccatcctttcctttcttctttcccttttggcttccctacctccttctttccttccctccctccctccttccttcccttttttgttccttccttccatccttcctccttcttttgcttccctccctccttcgttcctttctgttccttaccattattccttcctttccatcctttcttccattctaccttctctccttccttccttccctttttcctgttcctttcttttctttcattttccttggtcttcatatgttctttgtgccttccttctttctttcctccatctttccttctttctttttctctttatttcttcttcttcttttccttgtttttattcttctttttctccatctttaactttttcttcactctttccctgtttctttgtctttcttcttggccctccttcttttcttttttcccttccttccttcttctttcttttttctttctgtatttcttccttccttccttctttcctttcttctatttccttcttaatttttcttttctttccttcttctcttccttctttcccttctttatttcactctttcttttcttgcttctttccttcttcccttccttctttttattgttgttgtttgtttttcttttttggagggggcagttggggttaagtgactgcccaaggtcatacagctagtaagtatgacaagtgtctgaggccgaatttgaactcaggtcctcctgactccagggccagtgcactattcactgctccatcttgctgctcccccttccttctttatttctctcttcttttgttttattctctctttgtgtgtctttGTCTGTGTTTCTATCcctgtgtctctttctgtttcactTTATCAATTAAggggaaaataatgtgaaaaacaGAAACAGCATAACGAGCTCCCATGAGACTGATATGTGTACAGTGAGCCTGGGAACCCTGTTTCATAATAGCCCAATGTAAGCACCACTAGGATCCACTTTCTGATACCCAGGAGCCCTGGGGCCTCAAGGCACATACTGCACCAGCCCTGACTGAATGCTAAAGTTCAGCCTAGATGGCCAGACTCCTGTCCCCCATTGATAGCAGCTCCTGGATCCATCCCCCATAGCCTCTTACTACACAAACTCCTCAAACCCCCCAGATCAGCCCTGAAAGCAAAATCAGTGCTCCAGGTAGCAAAGCCTCCCCTCCGTCCTGGACTGTAGAGAGCCAGGCCAGCTTCCCCAATAGGGAAACCTTGATAGGtccagtggacagaacactgccCTGGGCACTGGACCCCAAGGTGAGACTTGTCCCTCTCAGCCCAAGCCTGGTGTAGTGGAGAGGTCACTGCATTTAGACTCTACATTTAGAGTTCACCCCTTTCTGGGGCTGGGGACCTGTGTGAACTAGGTCAGGCCCTCCTCTcagctctgagcctcagctttctcatctggaaaatgggcatAAGAACTCTTCCCCTCTTTATCTCCTGGGACTGTTGGTAGGAAAATGGTTTCTAACCCTTACAGTCATGAGTAATGTGAGCTGATGTCATTCCAAGAGGAGGGGCATCCCAGGACAAAGAGAATCTAGGCCTGGACAGTGAGATTCCCTGTCTCTCCTGTCTCCCTCATCTCCTGGACATCCATGCCTACCCTCAGGGTGGAAGCTGAACCACCCAGGTGCCCTCCCTGCCCTCACTCTGAGGCTCTGCTGATACCTGTTGTCCTGTTGTCCTGGGTGACGGTGATGGACACATTCTGCACAGCATCTGCAACAAAAGGACTGGGCTGGCTGGGGGCTGGGGCTCTCTGCCCAGCCCAGCATCAGGCAGGGAAGACATCAAAttccagaatcacagaacatcagagtggaagggagctcagaggccatctagactgATCCCAACCTGACTGACATTGGGACATGAAACTATGGAGactaagggagagagaaaaagtagGAAATCCCAGTCTGTGTCTCTGCTGGGAGGGAGCTTTCCTTTCCCTGGGCCTGAAAAAGGCACCTGGTTTCCCAAGGCTGGGCCTGGACCCTTATCTCTTAATGCATCCCTCCCTCAGCCCCCTCACTTGGGGGATGCAGGACCCCTGCCCCCAGCACTCACAAGACACATTGAGTTGGATGGTTCTCTCTCTGCTCAAATGGCCTCTAGGAAGGGTCACCTGACAGGTAAGATTGGTGCCATGATGCTGTTGCCCAGGGATGAAGGAGATCTCTGAGGAGCAGGATGCCCCAGAGCTTTGTGGCTTGGAGGACAGAGCAGCCCCTATCCAGGAGAATTTGAAAGGCCTGTTTTCTCCACAGGCTCAAAGAAATGTACAGCTCAGAGTCACTGGGTTTCCTGACTCTAGAATCTTTGGAATAGAGGTATCTGGTTTCTGGATCAAgtctggagaggagagagacattgAGCCATGAGCTAGGGAGGAGAATTAGGCCTCAAGTGTCCTTCCAGATGCTGGTCCCTATCCCACCCCTAAGGGCCCTACTGTGTTTCCCTCATAGCATGACCCCATTCAAGTTCCGGCTCCTTACCAGTCTTCTGGGCATCCCCTGTCATCCTCAGGACCCAAGTCTCTCATAGAGTATGGGTCAAGAAGAAGTTGCattaaaggcaatagggaacaaCTCTTTCATTATGCATGAGGGAGAACTGAGTaccagagagggaggggaaaattaTAGGGTAAAATGCCCCAAAGGAAGTTGGTCAGCAATCTAGGATTTGAATCTCCATCCTTTAACAGCAGCTCCAGAGTTTTTTTCCAGCATAACCGCGGCCCCTCTCAGCCTTGCCTGGGGTCCTGGTTCCTCCCAAAGA
This Trichosurus vulpecula isolate mTriVul1 chromosome 2, mTriVul1.pri, whole genome shotgun sequence DNA region includes the following protein-coding sequences:
- the LOC118836383 gene encoding sialic acid-binding Ig-like lectin 14 yields the protein MLLLLLPLLWEGCISQRLKVQSSVTVQKGMCAHVPCTFDDDSLLLYGHDPVYGYWFRKGTHVIYGSPMATNDPFRRVEEQAEGRFHLLGDPSMNNCSLSITDAQSSDTGNYFFRFEKGYEKYSYRNPLLYVTVTDLIQKPDISVPEMLESGNPVTLNCTFPWTCGENRSFKFSWMGAALSSKPESSGVSHSSEISFIPGPQHHGTNLTCQVTLPGGRLNTKRTIQLNVSYAVQNVSITVTQDNRTTVFNPGNSSALLVQEGQSLHLLCAANSYSPATLSWILRDKTLASSQPSDDGELHLYLPHLGPADGGKYTCLAQHPLGSKRSSLNICVQFSSAKENSSWPLMLTLLRGALMGAGFLLTYGLTWLYYTWKPLGKEQPPAPEVAQSSL
- the LOC118836384 gene encoding LOW QUALITY PROTEIN: sialic acid-binding Ig-like lectin 7 (The sequence of the model RefSeq protein was modified relative to this genomic sequence to represent the inferred CDS: substituted 1 base at 1 genomic stop codon) — protein: MGHNRSKGLEVGDGMPCLRNKQLARSLSQRLDMQPSVTVQEGMCAHVPCSFNDDALIHNDHNSIYGYWFREGTNVLFDRPVATNNPSQRVEEPVQGRFHFLGDPRMNNCSLSITDAQSSDRGKYFFNFEKGDDKYSYHNKPLYVTVTDLIQKPDTSIPKILESGNPVTLSCTFLXACGENRPFKFSWIGAALSSKPQSSGASCSSEISFIPGQQHHGTNLTCQVTLPRGHLSRERTIQLNVSFFSAQENNSWPLMLTLLRGALVGASFLLTYGLTWLYYTWKPLGREQPPAPEVAQSSL